One Homo sapiens chromosome 3, GRCh38.p14 Primary Assembly genomic window carries:
- the NPRL2 gene encoding GATOR1 complex protein NPRL2, with translation MGSGCRIECIFFSEFHPTLGPKITYQVPEDFISRELFDTVQVYIITKPELQNKLITVTAMEKKLIGCPVCIEHKKYSRNALLFNLGFVCDAQAKTCALEPIVKKLAGYLTTLELESSFVSMEESKQKLVPIMTILLEELNASGRCTLPIDESNTIHLKVIEQRPDPPVAQEYDVPVFTKDKEDFFNSQWDLTTQQILPYIDGFRHIQKISAEADVELNLVRIAIQNLLYYGVVTLVSILQYSNVYCPTPKVQDLVDDKSLQEACLSYVTKQGHKRASLRDVFQLYCSLSPGTTVRDLIGRHPQQLQHVDERKLIQFGLMKNLIRRLQKYPVRVTREEQSHPARLYTGCHSYDEICCKTGMSYHELDERLENDPNIIICWK, from the exons ATGGGCAGCGGCTGCCGCATCGAATGCATATTCTTCAGCGAGTTCCACCCCACGCTGGGACCCAAGATCACCTATCAG GTCCCTGAAGACTTCATCTCCCGAGAGCTGTTTGACACAGTCCAAGTGTACATCATCACCAAGCCAGAGCTGCAGAACAAGCTTATCACTGT CACAGCTATGGAAAAGAAGCTGATCGGCTGTCCTGTGTGCATCGAACACAAGAAGTACAGCCGCAATGCTCTCCTCTTCAACCTGGGCTTCGTGTGTGATGCCCAGGCCAAGACCTGCGCCCTCGAGCCCATTGTTAAAAAGCTGGCTGGCTATCTGACCACACTAGAG CTAGAGAGCAGCTTCGTGTCCATGGAGGAGAGCAAGCAGAAGTTGGTGCCCATCATGACCATCTTGCTGGAGGAGCTAAATGCCTCAGGCCGGTGCACTCTGCCCATTG ATGAGTCCAACACCATCCACTTGAAGGTGATTGAGCAGCGGCCAGACCCTCCGGTGGCCCAGGAGTATGATGTACCTGTCTTTACCAAAGACAAGGAGGATTTCTTCAACTCACAGTGGGACCTCACTACACAACAA ATCCTGCCCTACATTGATGGGTTCCGCCACATCCAGAAGATTTCAGCAGAGGCAGATGTGGAGCTCAACCTGGTGCGCATTGCTATCCAGAACCTGCT GTACTACGGCGTTGTGACACTGGTGTCCATCCTCCAG TACTCCAATGTATACTGCCCAACGCCCAAGGTCCAGGACCTGGTAGATGACAAGTCCCTGCAAGAGGCATGTCTATCCTACGTGACCAAGCAAG GGCACAAGAGGGCCAGTCTCCGGGATGTGTTCCAGCTATACTGCAGCCTGAGCCCTGGCACTACCGTGCGAGACCTCATTGGCCGCCACCCCCAGCAGCTGCAGCATGTTGATGAACG GAAGCTGATCCAGTTCGGGCTTATGAAGAACCTCATCAGGCGACTACAGAAGTATCCTGTGCGGGTGACTCGGGAAGAGcagagccaccctgcccggctttATACAGGCTGCCACAGCTATGACGAGATCTGCTGCAAGACAG gcatgagctaccatgagCTGGATGAGCGGCTTGAAAATGACCCCAACATCATCATCTGCTGGAAGTGA
- the NPRL2 gene encoding GATOR1 complex protein NPRL2 isoform X1, with protein MLLHSQTTVRLEDSQTQAPGSQCGREDIRHIGSVCRISGCRDPVGGFQVPQKVPEDFISRELFDTVQVYIITKPELQNKLITVTAMEKKLIGCPVCIEHKKYSRNALLFNLGFVCDAQAKTCALEPIVKKLAGYLTTLELESSFVSMEESKQKLVPIMTILLEELNASGRCTLPIDESNTIHLKVIEQRPDPPVAQEYDVPVFTKDKEDFFNSQWDLTTQQILPYIDGFRHIQKISAEADVELNLVRIAIQNLLYYGVVTLVSILQYSNVYCPTPKVQDLVDDKSLQEACLSYVTKQGHKRASLRDVFQLYCSLSPGTTVRDLIGRHPQQLQHVDERKLIQFGLMKNLIRRLQKYPVRVTREEQSHPARLYTGCHSYDEICCKTGMSYHELDERLENDPNIIICWK; from the exons ATGCTGCTTCATTCGCAGACAACTGTGAGGCTAGAGGATAGTCAGACCCAGGCCCCCGGCTCCCAATGTGGCAGGGAAGACATACGTCACATTGGCAGTGTTTGTAGGATATCGGGCTGTAGGGATCCGGTTGGGGGGTTCCAGGTCCCACAGAAG GTCCCTGAAGACTTCATCTCCCGAGAGCTGTTTGACACAGTCCAAGTGTACATCATCACCAAGCCAGAGCTGCAGAACAAGCTTATCACTGT CACAGCTATGGAAAAGAAGCTGATCGGCTGTCCTGTGTGCATCGAACACAAGAAGTACAGCCGCAATGCTCTCCTCTTCAACCTGGGCTTCGTGTGTGATGCCCAGGCCAAGACCTGCGCCCTCGAGCCCATTGTTAAAAAGCTGGCTGGCTATCTGACCACACTAGAG CTAGAGAGCAGCTTCGTGTCCATGGAGGAGAGCAAGCAGAAGTTGGTGCCCATCATGACCATCTTGCTGGAGGAGCTAAATGCCTCAGGCCGGTGCACTCTGCCCATTG ATGAGTCCAACACCATCCACTTGAAGGTGATTGAGCAGCGGCCAGACCCTCCGGTGGCCCAGGAGTATGATGTACCTGTCTTTACCAAAGACAAGGAGGATTTCTTCAACTCACAGTGGGACCTCACTACACAACAA ATCCTGCCCTACATTGATGGGTTCCGCCACATCCAGAAGATTTCAGCAGAGGCAGATGTGGAGCTCAACCTGGTGCGCATTGCTATCCAGAACCTGCT GTACTACGGCGTTGTGACACTGGTGTCCATCCTCCAG TACTCCAATGTATACTGCCCAACGCCCAAGGTCCAGGACCTGGTAGATGACAAGTCCCTGCAAGAGGCATGTCTATCCTACGTGACCAAGCAAG GGCACAAGAGGGCCAGTCTCCGGGATGTGTTCCAGCTATACTGCAGCCTGAGCCCTGGCACTACCGTGCGAGACCTCATTGGCCGCCACCCCCAGCAGCTGCAGCATGTTGATGAACG GAAGCTGATCCAGTTCGGGCTTATGAAGAACCTCATCAGGCGACTACAGAAGTATCCTGTGCGGGTGACTCGGGAAGAGcagagccaccctgcccggctttATACAGGCTGCCACAGCTATGACGAGATCTGCTGCAAGACAG gcatgagctaccatgagCTGGATGAGCGGCTTGAAAATGACCCCAACATCATCATCTGCTGGAAGTGA
- the NPRL2 gene encoding GATOR1 complex protein NPRL2 isoform X5 has product MEESKQKLVPIMTILLEELNASGRCTLPIDESNTIHLKVIEQRPDPPVAQEYDVPVFTKDKEDFFNSQWDLTTQQILPYIDGFRHIQKISAEADVELNLVRIAIQNLLYYGVVTLVSILQYSNVYCPTPKVQDLVDDKSLQEACLSYVTKQGHKRASLRDVFQLYCSLSPGTTVRDLIGRHPQQLQHVDERKLIQFGLMKNLIRRLQKYPVRVTREEQSHPARLYTGCHSYDEICCKTGMSYHELDERLENDPNIIICWK; this is encoded by the exons ATGGAGGAGAGCAAGCAGAAGTTGGTGCCCATCATGACCATCTTGCTGGAGGAGCTAAATGCCTCAGGCCGGTGCACTCTGCCCATTG ATGAGTCCAACACCATCCACTTGAAGGTGATTGAGCAGCGGCCAGACCCTCCGGTGGCCCAGGAGTATGATGTACCTGTCTTTACCAAAGACAAGGAGGATTTCTTCAACTCACAGTGGGACCTCACTACACAACAA ATCCTGCCCTACATTGATGGGTTCCGCCACATCCAGAAGATTTCAGCAGAGGCAGATGTGGAGCTCAACCTGGTGCGCATTGCTATCCAGAACCTGCT GTACTACGGCGTTGTGACACTGGTGTCCATCCTCCAG TACTCCAATGTATACTGCCCAACGCCCAAGGTCCAGGACCTGGTAGATGACAAGTCCCTGCAAGAGGCATGTCTATCCTACGTGACCAAGCAAG GGCACAAGAGGGCCAGTCTCCGGGATGTGTTCCAGCTATACTGCAGCCTGAGCCCTGGCACTACCGTGCGAGACCTCATTGGCCGCCACCCCCAGCAGCTGCAGCATGTTGATGAACG GAAGCTGATCCAGTTCGGGCTTATGAAGAACCTCATCAGGCGACTACAGAAGTATCCTGTGCGGGTGACTCGGGAAGAGcagagccaccctgcccggctttATACAGGCTGCCACAGCTATGACGAGATCTGCTGCAAGACAG gcatgagctaccatgagCTGGATGAGCGGCTTGAAAATGACCCCAACATCATCATCTGCTGGAAGTGA
- the NPRL2 gene encoding GATOR1 complex protein NPRL2 isoform X2 — MRRSPFVLHPVQMSTEGPIATPLPRSLKTSSPESCLTQSKCTSSPSQSCRTSLSLSMEKKLIGCPVCIEHKKYSRNALLFNLGFVCDAQAKTCALEPIVKKLAGYLTTLELESSFVSMEESKQKLVPIMTILLEELNASGRCTLPIDESNTIHLKVIEQRPDPPVAQEYDVPVFTKDKEDFFNSQWDLTTQQILPYIDGFRHIQKISAEADVELNLVRIAIQNLLYYGVVTLVSILQYSNVYCPTPKVQDLVDDKSLQEACLSYVTKQGHKRASLRDVFQLYCSLSPGTTVRDLIGRHPQQLQHVDERKLIQFGLMKNLIRRLQKYPVRVTREEQSHPARLYTGCHSYDEICCKTGMSYHELDERLENDPNIIICWK, encoded by the exons ATGAGGAGGTCACCATTTGTACTACACCCAGTACAGATGTCCACTGAGGGGCCCATTGCCACTCCCCTCCCCAGGTCCCTGAAGACTTCATCTCCCGAGAGCTGTTTGACACAGTCCAAGTGTACATCATCACCAAGCCAGAGCTGCAGAACAAGCTTATCACTGT CTATGGAAAAGAAGCTGATCGGCTGTCCTGTGTGCATCGAACACAAGAAGTACAGCCGCAATGCTCTCCTCTTCAACCTGGGCTTCGTGTGTGATGCCCAGGCCAAGACCTGCGCCCTCGAGCCCATTGTTAAAAAGCTGGCTGGCTATCTGACCACACTAGAG CTAGAGAGCAGCTTCGTGTCCATGGAGGAGAGCAAGCAGAAGTTGGTGCCCATCATGACCATCTTGCTGGAGGAGCTAAATGCCTCAGGCCGGTGCACTCTGCCCATTG ATGAGTCCAACACCATCCACTTGAAGGTGATTGAGCAGCGGCCAGACCCTCCGGTGGCCCAGGAGTATGATGTACCTGTCTTTACCAAAGACAAGGAGGATTTCTTCAACTCACAGTGGGACCTCACTACACAACAA ATCCTGCCCTACATTGATGGGTTCCGCCACATCCAGAAGATTTCAGCAGAGGCAGATGTGGAGCTCAACCTGGTGCGCATTGCTATCCAGAACCTGCT GTACTACGGCGTTGTGACACTGGTGTCCATCCTCCAG TACTCCAATGTATACTGCCCAACGCCCAAGGTCCAGGACCTGGTAGATGACAAGTCCCTGCAAGAGGCATGTCTATCCTACGTGACCAAGCAAG GGCACAAGAGGGCCAGTCTCCGGGATGTGTTCCAGCTATACTGCAGCCTGAGCCCTGGCACTACCGTGCGAGACCTCATTGGCCGCCACCCCCAGCAGCTGCAGCATGTTGATGAACG GAAGCTGATCCAGTTCGGGCTTATGAAGAACCTCATCAGGCGACTACAGAAGTATCCTGTGCGGGTGACTCGGGAAGAGcagagccaccctgcccggctttATACAGGCTGCCACAGCTATGACGAGATCTGCTGCAAGACAG gcatgagctaccatgagCTGGATGAGCGGCTTGAAAATGACCCCAACATCATCATCTGCTGGAAGTGA
- the NPRL2 gene encoding GATOR1 complex protein NPRL2 isoform X3 has translation MLLHSQTTVRLEDSQTQAPGSQCGREDIRHIGSVCRISGCRDPVGGFQVPQKVPEDFISRELFDTVQVYIITKPELQNKLITVTAMEKKLIGCPVCIEHKKYSRNALLFNLGFVCDAQAKTCALEPIVKKLAGYLTTLELESSFVSMEESKQKLVPIMTILLEELNASGRCTLPIDESNTIHLKVIEQRPDPPVAQEYDVPVFTKDKEDFFNSQWDLTTQQILPYIDGFRHIQKISAEADVELNLVRIAIQNLLYYGVVTLVSILQYSNVYCPTPKVQDLVDDKSLQEACLSYVTKQGHKRASLRDVFQLYCSLSPGTTVRDLIGRHPQQLQHVDERSEENLLGHLGVT, from the exons ATGCTGCTTCATTCGCAGACAACTGTGAGGCTAGAGGATAGTCAGACCCAGGCCCCCGGCTCCCAATGTGGCAGGGAAGACATACGTCACATTGGCAGTGTTTGTAGGATATCGGGCTGTAGGGATCCGGTTGGGGGGTTCCAGGTCCCACAGAAG GTCCCTGAAGACTTCATCTCCCGAGAGCTGTTTGACACAGTCCAAGTGTACATCATCACCAAGCCAGAGCTGCAGAACAAGCTTATCACTGT CACAGCTATGGAAAAGAAGCTGATCGGCTGTCCTGTGTGCATCGAACACAAGAAGTACAGCCGCAATGCTCTCCTCTTCAACCTGGGCTTCGTGTGTGATGCCCAGGCCAAGACCTGCGCCCTCGAGCCCATTGTTAAAAAGCTGGCTGGCTATCTGACCACACTAGAG CTAGAGAGCAGCTTCGTGTCCATGGAGGAGAGCAAGCAGAAGTTGGTGCCCATCATGACCATCTTGCTGGAGGAGCTAAATGCCTCAGGCCGGTGCACTCTGCCCATTG ATGAGTCCAACACCATCCACTTGAAGGTGATTGAGCAGCGGCCAGACCCTCCGGTGGCCCAGGAGTATGATGTACCTGTCTTTACCAAAGACAAGGAGGATTTCTTCAACTCACAGTGGGACCTCACTACACAACAA ATCCTGCCCTACATTGATGGGTTCCGCCACATCCAGAAGATTTCAGCAGAGGCAGATGTGGAGCTCAACCTGGTGCGCATTGCTATCCAGAACCTGCT GTACTACGGCGTTGTGACACTGGTGTCCATCCTCCAG TACTCCAATGTATACTGCCCAACGCCCAAGGTCCAGGACCTGGTAGATGACAAGTCCCTGCAAGAGGCATGTCTATCCTACGTGACCAAGCAAG GGCACAAGAGGGCCAGTCTCCGGGATGTGTTCCAGCTATACTGCAGCCTGAGCCCTGGCACTACCGTGCGAGACCTCATTGGCCGCCACCCCCAGCAGCTGCAGCATGTTGATGAACGGTCAGAGGAGAATTTGCTGGGGCATTTGGGAGTTACCTGA
- the NPRL2 gene encoding GATOR1 complex protein NPRL2 isoform X6 yields the protein MGSGCRIECIFFSEFHPTLGPKITYQVPEDFISRELFDTVQVYIITKPELQNKLITVTAMEKKLIGCPVCIEHKKYSRNALLFNLGFVCDAQAKTCALEPIVKKLAGYLTTLELESSFVSMEESKQKLVPIMTILLEELNASGRCTLPIDESNTIHLKVIEQRPDPPVAQEYDVPVFTKDKEDFFNSQWDLTTQQILPYIDGFRHIQKISAEADVELNLVRIAIQNLLYYGVVTLVSILQVVLQCILPNAQGPGPGR from the exons ATGGGCAGCGGCTGCCGCATCGAATGCATATTCTTCAGCGAGTTCCACCCCACGCTGGGACCCAAGATCACCTATCAG GTCCCTGAAGACTTCATCTCCCGAGAGCTGTTTGACACAGTCCAAGTGTACATCATCACCAAGCCAGAGCTGCAGAACAAGCTTATCACTGT CACAGCTATGGAAAAGAAGCTGATCGGCTGTCCTGTGTGCATCGAACACAAGAAGTACAGCCGCAATGCTCTCCTCTTCAACCTGGGCTTCGTGTGTGATGCCCAGGCCAAGACCTGCGCCCTCGAGCCCATTGTTAAAAAGCTGGCTGGCTATCTGACCACACTAGAG CTAGAGAGCAGCTTCGTGTCCATGGAGGAGAGCAAGCAGAAGTTGGTGCCCATCATGACCATCTTGCTGGAGGAGCTAAATGCCTCAGGCCGGTGCACTCTGCCCATTG ATGAGTCCAACACCATCCACTTGAAGGTGATTGAGCAGCGGCCAGACCCTCCGGTGGCCCAGGAGTATGATGTACCTGTCTTTACCAAAGACAAGGAGGATTTCTTCAACTCACAGTGGGACCTCACTACACAACAA ATCCTGCCCTACATTGATGGGTTCCGCCACATCCAGAAGATTTCAGCAGAGGCAGATGTGGAGCTCAACCTGGTGCGCATTGCTATCCAGAACCTGCT GTACTACGGCGTTGTGACACTGGTGTCCATCCTCCAGGTAG TACTCCAATGTATACTGCCCAACGCCCAAGGTCCAGGACCTGGTAGATGA
- the NPRL2 gene encoding GATOR1 complex protein NPRL2 isoform X4: MLLHSQTTVRLEDSQTQAPGSQCGREDIRHIGSVCRISGCRDPVGGFQVPQKVPEDFISRELFDTVQVYIITKPELQNKLITVTAMEKKLIGCPVCIEHKKYSRNALLFNLGFVCDAQAKTCALEPIVKKLAGYLTTLELESSFVSMEESKQKLVPIMTILLEELNASGRCTLPIDESNTIHLKVIEQRPDPPVAQEYDVPVFTKDKEDFFNSQWDLTTQQILPYIDGFRHIQKISAEADVELNLVRIAIQNLLYYGVVTLVSILQVVLQCILPNAQGPGPGR, from the exons ATGCTGCTTCATTCGCAGACAACTGTGAGGCTAGAGGATAGTCAGACCCAGGCCCCCGGCTCCCAATGTGGCAGGGAAGACATACGTCACATTGGCAGTGTTTGTAGGATATCGGGCTGTAGGGATCCGGTTGGGGGGTTCCAGGTCCCACAGAAG GTCCCTGAAGACTTCATCTCCCGAGAGCTGTTTGACACAGTCCAAGTGTACATCATCACCAAGCCAGAGCTGCAGAACAAGCTTATCACTGT CACAGCTATGGAAAAGAAGCTGATCGGCTGTCCTGTGTGCATCGAACACAAGAAGTACAGCCGCAATGCTCTCCTCTTCAACCTGGGCTTCGTGTGTGATGCCCAGGCCAAGACCTGCGCCCTCGAGCCCATTGTTAAAAAGCTGGCTGGCTATCTGACCACACTAGAG CTAGAGAGCAGCTTCGTGTCCATGGAGGAGAGCAAGCAGAAGTTGGTGCCCATCATGACCATCTTGCTGGAGGAGCTAAATGCCTCAGGCCGGTGCACTCTGCCCATTG ATGAGTCCAACACCATCCACTTGAAGGTGATTGAGCAGCGGCCAGACCCTCCGGTGGCCCAGGAGTATGATGTACCTGTCTTTACCAAAGACAAGGAGGATTTCTTCAACTCACAGTGGGACCTCACTACACAACAA ATCCTGCCCTACATTGATGGGTTCCGCCACATCCAGAAGATTTCAGCAGAGGCAGATGTGGAGCTCAACCTGGTGCGCATTGCTATCCAGAACCTGCT GTACTACGGCGTTGTGACACTGGTGTCCATCCTCCAGGTAG TACTCCAATGTATACTGCCCAACGCCCAAGGTCCAGGACCTGGTAGATGA
- the CYB561D2 gene encoding transmembrane reductase CYB561D2 isoform 1 (isoform 1 is encoded by transcript variant 9): MALSAETESHIYRALRTASGAAAHLVALGFTIFVAVLARPGSSLFSWHPVLMSLAFSFLMTEALLVFSPESSLLHSLSRKGRARCHWVLQLLALLCALLGLGLVILHKEQLGKAHLVTRHGQAGLLAVLWAGLQCSGGVGLLYPKLLPRWPLAKLKLYHATSGLVGYLLGSASLLLGMCSLWFTASVTGAAWYLAVLCPVLTSLVIMNQVSNAYLYRKRIQP, encoded by the exons ATGGCCCTTTCTGCGGAGACCGAGTCACACATCTACCGAGCTCTGCGTACTGCTTCTGGCGCTGCCGCCCACCTTGTGGCCCTGGGCTTTACCATCTTTGTGGCTGTGCTTGCCAGGCCTGGCTCCA GCCTGTTCTCCTGGCACCCGGTGCTTATGTCTTTGGCT TTCTCCTTCCTGATGACCGAGGCACTACTGGTGTTTTCTCCTGAGAGTTCGCTGCTGCACTCCCTCTCACGGAAAGGCCGAGCACGCTGCCACTGGgtgctgcagctgctggccctgCTGTGTGCACTGCTGGGCCTCGGCCTTGTCATCCTCCACAAAGAGCAGCTTGGCAAAGCCCACCTGGTTACGCGGCATGGGCAGGCAGGGCTGCTGGCTGTGCTGTGGGCAGGGCTGCAGTGCTCAGGTGGGGTGGGGCTGCTCTACCCCAAGCTGCTGCCCCGATGGCCCCTGGCGAAGCTCAAGCTATACCATGCTACTTCTGGGCTGGTGGGCTACCTGCTGGGTAGTGCCAGCCTCTTGCTGGGCATGTGCTCACTCTGGTTCACTGCCTCTGTCACTGGTGCAGCCTGGTACCTGGCTGTATTATGCCCTGTCCTCACCAGCTTGGTCATTATGAACCAGGTGAGCAATGCCTACCTATACCGCAAGAGGATCCAACCATGA
- the CYB561D2 gene encoding transmembrane reductase CYB561D2 isoform 2 (isoform 2 is encoded by transcript variant 10) encodes MTEALLVFSPESSLLHSLSRKGRARCHWVLQLLALLCALLGLGLVILHKEQLGKAHLVTRHGQAGLLAVLWAGLQCSGGVGLLYPKLLPRWPLAKLKLYHATSGLVGYLLGSASLLLGMCSLWFTASVTGAAWYLAVLCPVLTSLVIMNQVSNAYLYRKRIQP; translated from the coding sequence ATGACCGAGGCACTACTGGTGTTTTCTCCTGAGAGTTCGCTGCTGCACTCCCTCTCACGGAAAGGCCGAGCACGCTGCCACTGGgtgctgcagctgctggccctgCTGTGTGCACTGCTGGGCCTCGGCCTTGTCATCCTCCACAAAGAGCAGCTTGGCAAAGCCCACCTGGTTACGCGGCATGGGCAGGCAGGGCTGCTGGCTGTGCTGTGGGCAGGGCTGCAGTGCTCAGGTGGGGTGGGGCTGCTCTACCCCAAGCTGCTGCCCCGATGGCCCCTGGCGAAGCTCAAGCTATACCATGCTACTTCTGGGCTGGTGGGCTACCTGCTGGGTAGTGCCAGCCTCTTGCTGGGCATGTGCTCACTCTGGTTCACTGCCTCTGTCACTGGTGCAGCCTGGTACCTGGCTGTATTATGCCCTGTCCTCACCAGCTTGGTCATTATGAACCAGGTGAGCAATGCCTACCTATACCGCAAGAGGATCCAACCATGA